The Verrucomicrobiia bacterium genome segment GGAGGAGCAGGAACCGTAACGCAGCCGGGCACTATTCACCCTCGGTGGCGAGGCCCACTTTGGTGATATCGAGCTGCTGCAACACGTCCAGCACGCTGATCATGCTCTGATAATCCACGTCATCCGAACCTTTCACCACGACCCGCACATCCGGATCGCCGGCCTTGAGTTGCTGCAGATCACTCTTCAATGCCGGAATCGTCACGGGCTGGTCGTTCAGAAACGTCTGGCCCGCGGCGTCCACGCTGATGCGGTTGATTTTTGGTTTCGGCTGCCGGGTGGGCGGCGGCGGTTTGCCGGAGGGCAGGGTCATCTCCAGGTTGTTCATCATCTGCGGCGTGGTGATGATGAAAATGACCAGCAGCACGAACACCAGGTCGAGCAGCGGCGTGATGTTCAGCTCGTTGAGCGTGCCGTGATGAGACTGGGAGGTTTTTTTCACGCGGTCAGTCGATCGGGGCTGTGGCGAGTTCCTGCACGTCGAAGCGCACGACGAAGTGGGGCGGGAAATTCGTCGGCGGCGGGCGCTCCATTTTGGTTATTGCGGCGACAGCCTCGCGCACGGACGCATCCCAGCGCGGGTTGCCCGAGCCCTTGAGCCACTCGGGATGGCTGATCCGGCCGTCGGGCCCGATGGAAACGCGCACCTCGGCCACGAAGCGGGCGTCGTCGATGTTTTCAGGCTTGTCCCAGCGGCTGGTGAAGGCGTATTGCAGCAGGCCGCGATAGATTTCAACAGGATTGGAACTCGTCTCCACGGTTTTGCCCCCGGCGAACTCAAACGCCGGCAGGTCCGCAGCGGGCGGTGCGACGGCCGGCGGCGCCACGGGGGCGGGCGGCGCCGTGACCTTCGGCGCCTCCACCAGTTTGGGGGCTTCCACCTTCGGGGTTGGTTTGGGCGTTTCGACTTTCGGCGGCTCCGTCTTGGGCTTGTCGGGCTCCTTGGGTTTCTCGGGCGGTTTTTCCTTCACCATTTCCACCGCGATTTTCTTCATCTGTTTGCCCAGCAGGCCGCCGCGCGCCGCGAGGTAAAGGCCCAAGGCCACGATGAGCCCGTGAAAGGTCAACGAGATGAGCAGGTTGACCTTGGACGAATTGCGGGCGGTGCGTTTCCGGGTTTGCGGAACCATGTTACTTGATCGGGTCGGTGGCGAGGTCAACCTTGGGCACGTTCGCCTGCTGGCAAACGTCGAGCACGGCGCGGATCTGGCGATACTTGGTGTGACTGTCGCCGCGCACGATGACGTTCAGGTCCGGATCATCCATCCGCAGGGCCACCAGCGTGTTCAACATTTCCCGGGCATCGGCCACGCGCTGCTTGTTGAGAAACAGCGCGCCATCCGCCCGGACCGTGATGTAGTTCGCCTTGTGCGGCGGGTCCTTCAACCGTTTGGCGGCGCTGGGCAGCTTCAAATCCAGATCATTCACGGGCGGCGCCGTCGTGATGATGAAGATGACCAGCAGCACGAAGGCGAGGTCGAGCAACGGAGTGATGTTCAACTCCGTCACCGAATGATGCGCCGAATGGGAGCACTTTTTCATGCTCCCACGAGCGCGGCTTCACGTTTTTCCAGCGTGTGAATGAGCTGGCGGGCGAACGCCTCGTTGGCGCTGCGCAATTCCTCGGCGAGCGGGCGGTGGTCCACATAGACGTGCTCGACCTGGTTCGCGTAACGGCTGGCGAAGCCGTCAAGTTCCTGCGTGATGTGCCGGATGGTGGTGACCATGAAGTTGTAGGCGAACATGGCAGGAATCGCGACGAGCAGGCCCGTGACCGTGGCCACCAGTGCCGCGGCAACGCCGGGTGCCATGGCCGTCAAGCTGGCCGAATGGCTCTCCGCGATGCCGGCAAAGGTGGACATGACGCCCCACACCGTGCCGAGCAGGCCGATGAATGGCCCGCCCGCCACGGCGGTGGACAGCACGATCATGCCTTTTTCCAGGGCCATCGCCTGTTCCCCGGCGGCTTCCTCCATGACGACCTTTACGGCTTCGAACGAGCCCTGGTTGATTTTGACCCGGTTGGCCCGGGCCAGATGCTCCGTGGCGCCGTGCTGGCTGGCGTGGGCGGAGTGCACGGCGGGCCGCGTTTCGACGGGGTTGTTCTTCAAGTGATAGCCCAGCTCATCCGCGCCGCGGATGTAAAGCTGGTAGGCGGGCGCGCCTTCAAACGCTTCGCCCTTGCGTTGCACGTCCAGCGGGTCATGCGTCGCATTGTAAGCGGCCATGAATTTTTTGGTCGCTTTCCG includes the following:
- a CDS encoding MotA/TolQ/ExbB proton channel family protein; the protein is MNPEFFHPLFASNAAVYAIKNATTEGLITVGVLFALSLFSWTVILTKYRQIHIARKATKKFMAAYNATHDPLDVQRKGEAFEGAPAYQLYIRGADELGYHLKNNPVETRPAVHSAHASQHGATEHLARANRVKINQGSFEAVKVVMEEAAGEQAMALEKGMIVLSTAVAGGPFIGLLGTVWGVMSTFAGIAESHSASLTAMAPGVAAALVATVTGLLVAIPAMFAYNFMVTTIRHITQELDGFASRYANQVEHVYVDHRPLAEELRSANEAFARQLIHTLEKREAALVGA
- a CDS encoding cell envelope integrity protein TolA, whose product is MVPQTRKRTARNSSKVNLLISLTFHGLIVALGLYLAARGGLLGKQMKKIAVEMVKEKPPEKPKEPDKPKTEPPKVETPKPTPKVEAPKLVEAPKVTAPPAPVAPPAVAPPAADLPAFEFAGGKTVETSSNPVEIYRGLLQYAFTSRWDKPENIDDARFVAEVRVSIGPDGRISHPEWLKGSGNPRWDASVREAVAAITKMERPPPTNFPPHFVVRFDVQELATAPID
- a CDS encoding biopolymer transporter ExbD, with the translated sequence MKKCSHSAHHSVTELNITPLLDLAFVLLVIFIITTAPPVNDLDLKLPSAAKRLKDPPHKANYITVRADGALFLNKQRVADAREMLNTLVALRMDDPDLNVIVRGDSHTKYRQIRAVLDVCQQANVPKVDLATDPIK
- a CDS encoding biopolymer transporter ExbD: MKKTSQSHHGTLNELNITPLLDLVFVLLVIFIITTPQMMNNLEMTLPSGKPPPPTRQPKPKINRISVDAAGQTFLNDQPVTIPALKSDLQQLKAGDPDVRVVVKGSDDVDYQSMISVLDVLQQLDITKVGLATEGE